One genomic window of Aquisalimonas sp. 2447 includes the following:
- the ispE gene encoding 4-(cytidine 5'-diphospho)-2-C-methyl-D-erythritol kinase — MARKSEGETAWPAPAKINRFLHIVGRRDDGYHLLQTVFQFLDYGDTVHLRVTGDGDIRRAADPVGVAAEADLTLRAAHALQRASGTSLGAVLRVTKRLPAGGGLGGGSSDAATVLVALNHLWGCGLGEDALAELGLALGADVPVFVRGRSAWAEGVGERLQPLELDCPWYVVLAPECTVSTAELFQAPELTRNSPPITIRDFCAGGGVNAFEPVARARYSAVDRALRALTADGKPRMSGSGGCVFLPRAGRNEAEQTLHRCQAEGWQGFVARGVNRSPLHQRMAEADG; from the coding sequence ATGGCCCGGAAATCTGAGGGCGAGACGGCGTGGCCGGCGCCGGCCAAGATCAACCGGTTCCTGCACATCGTCGGCCGGCGGGATGACGGCTACCACCTGCTGCAGACGGTGTTCCAGTTCCTGGACTACGGTGACACTGTTCATCTGCGGGTCACCGGCGATGGTGACATTCGCCGGGCGGCGGACCCCGTGGGCGTGGCGGCTGAGGCCGACCTGACCCTGCGGGCGGCGCACGCCCTGCAACGGGCCAGCGGCACGTCGCTGGGTGCCGTACTGCGGGTTACCAAGCGCCTGCCGGCCGGTGGCGGTCTGGGTGGGGGTAGCTCCGATGCAGCCACCGTGCTGGTGGCGCTGAACCACCTCTGGGGCTGCGGGCTTGGAGAGGATGCCCTGGCGGAACTGGGCCTGGCACTGGGCGCCGACGTCCCCGTGTTCGTGCGCGGCCGCAGTGCCTGGGCGGAGGGGGTGGGGGAGCGGTTGCAGCCGTTGGAGCTGGATTGCCCCTGGTACGTGGTGCTGGCGCCGGAGTGCACCGTGAGCACCGCGGAACTGTTTCAGGCACCCGAATTGACAAGGAATTCGCCCCCCATCACAATACGCGACTTCTGCGCCGGGGGCGGAGTGAATGCATTCGAACCCGTGGCGCGGGCGCGGTATTCAGCCGTGGACCGGGCGCTGCGTGCCTTGACCGCGGATGGAAAGCCGCGCATGAGCGGTTCCGGCGGCTGCGTGTTTCTGCCGCGTGCCGGCCGGAATGAGGCCGAGCAGACGTTGCACCGTTGTCAGGCGGAAGGCTGGCAGGGGTTTGTCGCTCGCGGCGTCAACCGGTCGCCGCTGCATCAACGGATGGCAGAGGCGGACGGCTAA
- the lolB gene encoding lipoprotein insertase outer membrane protein LolB — MTFLRVVTICLALGLAGCAAVPEPETDRREEAFEERRAALEAMTTWRASGRAGITTPDESVALSMEWSQVDDAYRLDMRGPMGAGSFRLQGDDQGVILRTSDGGTETAADAGELLRRFTGLDLPVEVLPWWLRGLPAPGPEVAAMELDEQGRVQRLEQAGWDVTYDGYDARGGSVDLPVRLDLQGPGISLRAHIRSWDTDGPEI; from the coding sequence ATGACTTTCCTGCGTGTAGTGACCATCTGCCTGGCGCTCGGGCTTGCGGGGTGCGCTGCCGTACCCGAGCCCGAGACCGACCGGCGCGAGGAGGCGTTCGAGGAGCGTCGTGCCGCGCTTGAGGCCATGACCACCTGGCGCGCTTCGGGGCGGGCGGGAATTACCACCCCTGACGAGAGCGTTGCTCTGAGCATGGAGTGGAGTCAGGTGGACGATGCCTACCGCCTGGACATGCGGGGCCCCATGGGTGCCGGCAGTTTTCGCCTGCAGGGTGACGACCAGGGGGTGATCCTGCGGACCTCGGATGGCGGCACCGAGACCGCTGCCGATGCCGGCGAGCTGCTGCGGCGCTTCACCGGCCTGGATCTGCCGGTGGAGGTGCTGCCCTGGTGGCTCCGGGGGCTGCCCGCTCCCGGCCCGGAGGTGGCTGCCATGGAACTGGACGAACAGGGCCGCGTGCAGCGCCTGGAGCAGGCGGGCTGGGACGTGACCTACGACGGCTATGATGCCCGCGGTGGTTCGGTGGATCTGCCCGTGCGCCTGGACCTGCAGGGGCCGGGGATCTCGCTGCGGGCACACATCCGCTCCTGGGACACCGATGGCCCGGAAATCTGA
- a CDS encoding tetratricopeptide repeat protein: protein MILPLLALLLGACATAPSEEPPRENDTRIAEPEEPPPADEDLIYQVMVAELAGTGGDVEQSLAAWRRAMGLTNDPRMAERATRLALYAEREDVALEAAQRWESLVDSPGQQMHQILGFLYLRDGQTEPARYHLTRVLTGDVQPADDLFDRLESALGTARDRQAALEVVRDLVAEHPQQPGGYRLLARLALEAGEPSLARDAAEDGLALEPGDRDLTLYRAEALLAMGEREAALEGLDELVERHPDDWRLRLDYARRLLDAGAETEALAQFERVHNERPDNADALYAMALLTLEAGYDQEARTYFLSLVDLGERLGAAHYFLGRIAEDGGDMTEALHWYGMVDGEYRVQGALRRAVILGEQGRLARAREAFDDYRARFPEHAIRAYMVEGDMLRRTDRPDAALEVYDEALEEHPEQADLLYSRALLYAGAGDVDRAERDLRRILEQNPDHTHALNALGYTLVDGTDRHEEGMELIRRAYEQEPDDPAILDSMGWGYYRLGDHQRALEYLQRAHDKQPDGEISAHLGEVLWVQDEREQAREVWRDALEREPDHDVLLETIRRLAPEVLDQ, encoded by the coding sequence ATGATACTGCCGCTCCTGGCGCTGTTGCTGGGTGCATGCGCGACGGCGCCCAGCGAGGAGCCGCCCCGGGAGAACGACACCCGCATCGCCGAGCCCGAGGAGCCGCCGCCGGCGGACGAGGACCTGATCTACCAGGTCATGGTGGCCGAGCTAGCGGGCACCGGAGGTGACGTGGAGCAGTCGCTGGCGGCCTGGCGGCGCGCCATGGGGCTGACCAATGATCCGCGAATGGCGGAGCGTGCCACCCGCCTGGCGCTCTACGCCGAGCGCGAGGACGTGGCCCTGGAGGCCGCGCAGCGCTGGGAATCGCTGGTGGACAGCCCGGGCCAGCAGATGCACCAGATTCTGGGCTTTCTCTATCTCCGGGATGGTCAAACGGAGCCTGCCCGCTACCATCTGACCCGGGTGCTCACCGGGGATGTTCAGCCCGCGGACGATCTTTTCGACCGGCTGGAGTCGGCACTCGGCACGGCGCGTGACCGGCAGGCCGCACTGGAGGTAGTGCGGGATCTGGTGGCGGAGCATCCGCAGCAGCCGGGCGGCTACCGGCTGCTGGCGCGCCTGGCTCTGGAGGCGGGCGAGCCGTCCCTGGCGCGGGATGCCGCCGAGGACGGTCTGGCCCTGGAGCCGGGTGATCGCGACCTGACCCTGTACCGCGCCGAGGCCCTGCTCGCCATGGGGGAGCGGGAGGCGGCCCTGGAGGGGCTGGACGAACTCGTCGAACGCCACCCTGACGACTGGCGCCTGCGCCTGGACTATGCCCGCCGCCTGCTGGATGCCGGCGCCGAGACCGAAGCCCTGGCGCAGTTCGAGCGGGTGCACAATGAACGGCCGGACAATGCCGATGCCCTCTACGCCATGGCCCTGCTGACACTGGAAGCGGGTTATGACCAGGAGGCGCGCACGTATTTCCTCTCGCTGGTGGATCTGGGCGAACGGCTGGGCGCCGCCCATTACTTCCTCGGGCGTATTGCCGAGGACGGCGGCGACATGACCGAAGCGTTGCACTGGTACGGCATGGTCGACGGCGAGTATCGGGTGCAGGGCGCGCTGCGGCGTGCAGTGATCCTCGGTGAGCAGGGCCGGCTGGCCCGCGCCCGGGAAGCCTTTGACGATTACCGCGCACGGTTTCCCGAACACGCCATCCGCGCCTATATGGTGGAAGGGGACATGCTCCGGCGCACCGATCGGCCGGATGCGGCGCTGGAGGTTTACGACGAGGCACTGGAGGAGCACCCGGAGCAGGCGGACCTTCTCTACAGCCGGGCCCTGCTGTATGCCGGGGCGGGTGACGTGGACCGTGCCGAGCGGGATCTTCGCCGGATTCTCGAACAGAATCCGGACCATACACACGCCCTCAACGCGCTGGGTTACACCCTGGTCGATGGCACCGACCGCCACGAGGAAGGCATGGAGCTGATCCGGCGGGCCTACGAGCAGGAACCGGACGACCCGGCGATCCTCGACAGCATGGGCTGGGGCTACTACCGCCTGGGCGACCACCAGCGGGCACTGGAGTACCTGCAGCGCGCCCACGACAAGCAGCCCGATGGCGAGATTTCCGCGCACCTCGGCGAAGTGCTCTGGGTGCAGGACGAGCGGGAGCAGGCGCGGGAGGTCTGGCGGGACGCCCTGGAGCGGGAACCCGACCACGACGTGCTGCTGGAAACCATCCGTCGCCTCGCCCCGGAGGTACTGGACCAATGA